Within the Bacteroidota bacterium genome, the region AACTAACAATCTGATCGAAGATGGACAATGCATCCCTCATGGCACCATCAGCTTTCTGGGCAATAACATTTAAGGCATCTACTTCATAATCAATTTGTTCATCTTTTGCGATATATTCCAGGTATTCAACAGTATCCTGAATTTTGATGCGGTTGAAATCAAAAATCTGGCAACGGGATAAAATAGTCGGAAGAATTTTATGTTTTTCCGTGGTAGCCAGGATGAAGATAACATGCTTGGGCGGTTCTTCCAGGGTTTTCAGAAAGGCATTAAATGCAGAAGCCGACAACATGTGGACTTCATCTATAATATAAACGCTATACTTTCCAATTTGGGGTGGGACGCGCACCTGGTCGATCAGATTGCGGATATCCTCAACAGAATTGTTTGAAGCAGCATCCAATTCATGAATGTTGAACGAACGGTTCTCTGCAAAAGACTTGCAGGATTCGCATTCATTACAGGCTTCAATATTTTCGCTTAAATTCTGGCAGTTGATGGTCTTGGCAAAAATCCGGGCACAGGTAGTCTTGCCCACACCACGCGGACCACAAAACAAATAGGCATGTGCAAGGTGATTATTTTTGATGGCATTTTTTAACGTGGAAGTAATGGATGCCTGTCCTACTACCGAATCAAAACTTGCCGGACGATATTTGCGTGCTGAAACTATGAAATTTTCCATCAATTATTTTTTATAAAAATACAAAAATAAACATTCCTATTAATTGATAAACTTGCGTTGACCTAATGTAAATATCTCCAAAGCAATTCAGGAGGACTGAAAACTCCTGACTGTTCTGCAATTATCACTGCATTCAAATTTATTAATATTTCCGTCTTCCTCAATTTTAAGCATTACAAAATAGGGAAAAAACTTTACAATTACTTTCACAATATTGTAACATCTTGATTTTGCAACCCATA harbors:
- a CDS encoding DNA polymerase III subunit gamma/tau; its protein translation is MENFIVSARKYRPASFDSVVGQASITSTLKNAIKNNHLAHAYLFCGPRGVGKTTCARIFAKTINCQNLSENIEACNECESCKSFAENRSFNIHELDAASNNSVEDIRNLIDQVRVPPQIGKYSVYIIDEVHMLSASAFNAFLKTLEEPPKHVIFILATTEKHKILPTILSRCQIFDFNRIKIQDTVEYLEYIAKDEQIDYEVDALNVIAQKADGAMRDALSIFDQIVSFSGSKITYQSVIENLNVLDYDYYFKLVDAFLKTDISQSLLIFDDIVEKGFDGHNFITGLGSHFRNLMVCKDVATLQLLEVGASIADKFKQQAAQCAVDFLYKALNICSDCDINYRSSRNQRLHVELALIRLCNILNQSQSPVEKKIGLAPTEKSAD